One segment of Arcanobacterium phocae DNA contains the following:
- the atpF gene encoding F0F1 ATP synthase subunit B, translating to MISSTILATEGHSTFSLLVPAVPDLIWGTVAFLIVAIAIYKFAWPSFSATLDERADKIEKGIQAAEIARAEIAQERAGLGEQLRDAHREAEVIRERATDNAKTIVAQAQAQAHSEAGQILEVARRRIEADSDAARRTLHSEVGTLATDLAARIVGEAITDSALAQRVTDRFLDELEAAMIPANQEA from the coding sequence ATGATAAGTTCGACTATCCTTGCAACAGAAGGCCACTCAACCTTCTCACTGCTAGTTCCGGCAGTGCCGGATCTGATTTGGGGTACTGTCGCCTTCCTTATTGTTGCCATAGCTATCTACAAGTTCGCTTGGCCTTCTTTTTCGGCAACACTTGATGAACGTGCCGATAAGATTGAAAAGGGCATTCAAGCTGCTGAGATTGCTCGAGCTGAAATTGCGCAGGAGCGTGCTGGGCTTGGCGAACAACTTCGTGATGCGCATCGCGAGGCTGAGGTCATTCGTGAAAGAGCTACTGACAACGCTAAAACCATCGTCGCTCAGGCACAGGCTCAAGCACACTCGGAAGCAGGTCAAATCTTGGAGGTTGCACGACGTCGAATTGAAGCAGACTCAGACGCTGCTCGGCGGACTCTGCACTCTGAAGTGGGTACTTTAGCAACCGATTTAGCTGCGCGTATCGTAGGCGAAGCAATCACCGATTCCGCGCTGGCGCAACGAGTCACTGACCGCTTCCTGGATGAGCTTGAAGCTGCAATGATCCCAGCTAACCAGGAGGCATAA
- a CDS encoding F0F1 ATP synthase subunit gamma gives MAGSQRIYKQKIRATKTLEKVFRAMELIAASRIGKARDRALGQDPYTQALTRSIGTVAAHAHEDHPLIKERTDTNRVIVFVVTSDRGMAGAYSSSVLREAERLINELKENGKEPVLYVSGRRGASYFRFRGVPVERAWTGESDKPSDETSDEISTEFLTRFLADADDGGVAELYMIFTRFVSMVTQTVQVRRMLPIQVVDDVDDLGETSVDDKSPEDNEPLYEFEPSAQQVFDELLPMYVGQRIHSVMLMSAASELAARQQAMHSATENAGEVIESYTRLANNARQAEITTEITEIISGADSLGKS, from the coding sequence ATGGCAGGGTCACAGCGGATTTACAAACAGAAGATTCGAGCAACGAAAACTCTTGAAAAGGTCTTCCGGGCGATGGAGCTCATTGCAGCTTCCCGTATCGGCAAGGCTCGTGACCGTGCGCTCGGACAAGATCCGTACACGCAGGCTCTGACGCGATCGATTGGGACAGTAGCGGCTCATGCTCACGAAGACCATCCGTTGATCAAAGAGCGAACTGATACTAATCGGGTGATTGTCTTTGTCGTGACATCAGATCGCGGCATGGCTGGCGCGTACTCGTCGTCGGTATTGCGTGAAGCTGAGCGACTCATCAACGAGCTGAAGGAAAATGGTAAAGAGCCAGTTCTATATGTTTCGGGACGTCGTGGGGCATCCTATTTCCGATTCCGTGGTGTTCCAGTAGAACGCGCATGGACTGGGGAATCTGATAAACCATCAGACGAAACCTCGGATGAAATCAGTACTGAGTTTTTGACACGCTTCTTGGCTGATGCTGACGACGGCGGTGTTGCAGAACTGTACATGATCTTTACTCGGTTCGTTTCCATGGTGACTCAAACCGTTCAAGTCCGGCGTATGCTACCGATTCAAGTTGTTGACGACGTCGACGACCTCGGTGAGACCTCGGTAGATGACAAGTCCCCGGAAGATAATGAGCCATTGTACGAATTCGAGCCGTCAGCTCAGCAAGTTTTTGATGAGCTACTACCGATGTACGTCGGTCAGCGTATTCATTCAGTCATGCTTATGTCGGCTGCCTCTGAACTAGCGGCACGTCAGCAAGCAATGCATTCTGCTACTGAGAATGCGGGCGAAGTGATCGAGTCATACACGCGTCTGGCTAATAACGCTCGCCAGGCGGAAATCACCACGGAAATTACAGAAATCATCTCAGGCGCAGACAGTCTGGGTAAAAGCTAA
- the atpC gene encoding ATP synthase F1 subunit epsilon, whose translation MKLDIVARSGVLYSGEVSEIVVPAYDGELGILPGRAPVLSVVMPGLVRFVTSTGDKQEIVVGKGFLTVDHDSVMVVVENHEE comes from the coding sequence ATGAAGCTCGATATTGTTGCGCGTTCTGGAGTGCTGTATTCCGGGGAAGTCAGCGAGATAGTAGTTCCAGCGTATGATGGTGAACTGGGCATCCTTCCGGGACGTGCTCCGGTTCTATCGGTAGTCATGCCTGGCCTAGTTCGTTTCGTGACTTCCACCGGAGACAAGCAAGAAATTGTTGTTGGTAAAGGGTTTTTGACAGTCGATCATGACTCGGTCATGGTTGTCGTAGAAAATCACGAGGAGTAA
- the atpB gene encoding F0F1 ATP synthase subunit A — protein MLSFVNALGAAPIILALKSGDSFTPPTLDHEFNPDPLFFIGTPFEIHRLLLVRLIAVIALFGVMLWYSRTAKVVPSRGQAAVESLLDFSRVQIGEEILGEDKAAKYQPMIATVFIGILFMNLTGVIPGLQIAGTSLVAMPLIFALFVFFGFVLAGVKSRGFGRFFREQLFPPGVPKLVYFLLAPLEFFSTFILRPLTLTVRLLSNMVAGHFILVLCFLGTHYLYFEISGIFGAGLGSLTLLVGVVFVVFELFVGALQAYIFAMLAAVYISLSISEH, from the coding sequence GTGCTTTCTTTTGTGAACGCTCTGGGAGCTGCGCCGATTATTCTTGCGTTAAAGTCGGGTGATTCATTCACTCCGCCGACGCTAGATCACGAGTTCAATCCTGATCCGTTGTTTTTCATTGGAACACCGTTTGAAATTCATCGTCTCCTTTTGGTCCGTTTGATCGCGGTCATTGCACTTTTTGGTGTGATGTTATGGTACTCACGTACTGCTAAAGTAGTACCTTCACGTGGTCAAGCGGCAGTTGAATCACTACTCGATTTTTCGCGAGTCCAAATCGGCGAAGAAATCCTCGGCGAAGACAAGGCAGCCAAGTATCAGCCAATGATCGCCACCGTTTTTATCGGCATCCTTTTCATGAACCTCACGGGTGTTATCCCAGGTTTACAAATTGCCGGGACGTCGTTGGTAGCTATGCCACTCATCTTTGCTCTGTTTGTCTTCTTCGGCTTCGTTCTTGCCGGAGTTAAATCTCGTGGGTTTGGTCGGTTCTTTCGGGAACAGCTCTTTCCACCTGGAGTGCCAAAACTAGTTTATTTTCTGCTCGCTCCACTCGAATTTTTTTCAACTTTCATTCTCCGCCCGCTAACTCTCACCGTTCGTCTGCTCTCAAACATGGTTGCTGGACACTTTATTTTGGTTTTATGTTTTTTGGGAACGCATTATCTCTATTTCGAGATCAGCGGTATTTTTGGTGCGGGATTAGGAAGCCTCACTCTTCTCGTGGGCGTTGTCTTCGTCGTCTTCGAGCTATTTGTTGGCGCGTTGCAGGCATACATTTTTGCAATGCTTGCTGCCGTCTACATTTCATTATCCATCTCAGAACACTGA
- a CDS encoding tetratricopeptide repeat protein: protein MSMLDTSGVFDLSALKKEEKQHTGTQSPSQTIPGPWVVDVTEKNLEHVLQTSMSLPVVVVFSAPESEHSLTLVSQLKQVTESYAGRLQLAVVDASVERGVAGAFGVNAVPTAIAMLQGQPVPLFQGLPDEQSLKATVTKLLEAATQYSLTAVLDGDPEGVVPEPEIPPLHKEGLAALEAGRLDDAHAAYSKALKENPGDEEAKVALHQVELLQRVQDINPPTSVLTTSVESANAVAPFTEVEVHLQLADVELSSGNAASAFARILEVVKVTSGDDRDKARTRLLELFDVVGQHSELVQQTRRALTNILF, encoded by the coding sequence ATGAGCATGCTAGATACCAGTGGCGTATTTGATCTCTCGGCCTTAAAAAAAGAAGAGAAACAACACACAGGAACACAATCGCCTTCGCAAACAATTCCAGGTCCATGGGTAGTTGATGTCACGGAAAAGAATTTGGAACATGTACTACAAACATCGATGAGTTTGCCAGTCGTCGTCGTTTTTTCGGCTCCTGAATCCGAGCATTCGCTGACCTTGGTGTCGCAACTGAAACAAGTGACCGAAAGTTATGCTGGACGGCTTCAGCTAGCGGTGGTTGATGCTTCCGTGGAACGTGGAGTGGCAGGAGCCTTTGGCGTCAATGCCGTTCCGACCGCTATTGCTATGTTGCAAGGTCAACCAGTTCCGCTGTTTCAAGGATTGCCAGATGAGCAATCACTAAAGGCGACTGTGACAAAACTACTGGAAGCGGCTACTCAATACAGTTTAACTGCAGTTTTAGATGGGGATCCAGAGGGTGTTGTCCCGGAACCTGAGATCCCGCCGCTGCACAAGGAAGGTCTTGCTGCTCTCGAAGCTGGACGCCTCGACGACGCTCACGCGGCCTATAGCAAGGCATTAAAAGAGAACCCAGGTGATGAGGAAGCTAAGGTAGCTCTTCACCAAGTAGAACTTTTGCAACGAGTACAAGACATCAATCCACCGACTTCTGTACTGACAACGTCGGTGGAGAGTGCTAATGCAGTAGCGCCGTTTACTGAGGTTGAGGTGCACCTACAACTTGCTGATGTGGAATTATCTTCGGGAAATGCTGCGTCAGCCTTTGCTCGCATTCTCGAAGTGGTTAAAGTCACTAGCGGAGATGACCGAGATAAAGCCCGCACCCGATTGTTAGAGTTGTTCGACGTCGTCGGTCAGCACTCTGAATTAGTTCAACAAACTCGCAGAGCGCTGACCAACATACTGTTTTAA
- the atpE gene encoding ATP synthase F0 subunit C: MIGNIATIGYGIATIGPAIGIGLIGAKNQEATARQPELKGFLRVNMILSIAFAEALGLLGFVAGFVFAA, encoded by the coding sequence ATGATTGGTAACATTGCCACCATCGGTTACGGTATTGCAACCATTGGACCAGCTATCGGTATTGGTCTTATTGGCGCAAAGAACCAAGAAGCAACTGCCCGTCAGCCAGAACTCAAGGGCTTCTTGCGTGTTAACATGATTCTGTCGATCGCATTCGCTGAAGCACTCGGTCTCCTCGGCTTCGTGGCTGGCTTCGTCTTCGCTGCGTGA
- a CDS encoding DUF2550 family protein yields the protein MPSFMWWAIVAIAVFIIIVGIYSLIRLRILFSRNGSFHVALRQANQERWQTGVAVFEPFQLNWYSTHSLSPWPNVQWKRGELDFKVMPASGDIQVVHITRGDQSWSLATTPLAVSGIVSWIDSAPPVEEPELF from the coding sequence ATGCCGTCATTCATGTGGTGGGCTATTGTTGCCATAGCAGTATTTATCATTATCGTTGGTATATACTCGCTCATAAGATTGCGGATACTTTTTTCGCGCAATGGCTCTTTCCACGTGGCATTACGGCAAGCAAACCAGGAGCGTTGGCAAACTGGGGTAGCGGTGTTCGAGCCTTTCCAACTGAATTGGTATTCGACTCACTCCTTGAGTCCATGGCCGAATGTTCAATGGAAACGTGGCGAACTTGATTTCAAGGTAATGCCAGCTTCCGGCGATATCCAGGTTGTGCATATTACTCGCGGAGATCAGTCGTGGAGCCTAGCAACGACTCCGCTCGCCGTATCTGGTATCGTCTCGTGGATAGATTCTGCGCCGCCAGTAGAAGAACCCGAATTGTTTTAA
- the atpA gene encoding F0F1 ATP synthase subunit alpha produces the protein MAEVTIQPDDIRSALDKFVSSYEPAKASSEEVGHVTLSADGIARVDGLPGAMANELLKFEDGTLGLAMNLEEREIGVVVLGDFSDIDEGMEVRRTGEVLSVPVGDGYLGRVVDPLGTPIDGLGAIDGIDTRRALELQAPGVMARKSVHEPLQTGIKAIDAMIPIGRGQRQLIIGDRKTGKTALAVDTILSQKANWETGDPQKQVRCIYVAIGQKGSTIAEVRATLERNGALEYTTIVASPASDPAGFKYLAPYTGSAIGQHWMYNGKHVLIVFDDLSKQAEAYRAVSLLLRRPPGREAYPGDVFYLHSRLLERCAKLSDELGGGSMTGLPIIETKANDVSAYIPTNVISITDGQIFLQSDLFNANQRPAVDVGISVSRVGGDAQIKAMKKVAGTLKITLAQYRAQAAFAMFASDLDATTRQQLTRGERLMALLKQPQYTPYAVEDQIASVWAGTNGYLDDIDVTDVPKFEQGLIRHLHTNSDVLAKMMVTGKLEPEIEDELRVAVEEFRAGFIANNRTVELNDVEQEAEQSQEQIVRPKRG, from the coding sequence ATGGCTGAAGTGACAATCCAGCCCGATGACATCCGATCTGCGCTGGACAAATTTGTAAGCTCATACGAGCCAGCAAAAGCCAGTAGCGAAGAAGTCGGTCATGTCACCCTCAGCGCAGACGGCATTGCCCGCGTTGACGGTTTACCGGGCGCAATGGCGAATGAGCTTTTGAAGTTTGAAGATGGAACTCTTGGTTTGGCGATGAACCTTGAAGAGCGTGAAATTGGAGTTGTTGTCCTCGGCGATTTCTCTGACATCGATGAAGGAATGGAAGTCCGCCGTACAGGCGAAGTACTATCAGTACCTGTCGGTGACGGTTATCTTGGTCGCGTCGTGGATCCATTGGGAACTCCAATCGACGGGCTTGGTGCGATTGATGGAATCGACACGCGCCGTGCACTAGAACTCCAGGCTCCTGGTGTTATGGCACGTAAGTCAGTTCATGAGCCACTACAAACTGGGATCAAAGCTATCGATGCCATGATTCCAATTGGACGTGGTCAGCGTCAGCTGATTATTGGTGATCGCAAGACCGGTAAGACTGCGCTCGCCGTCGATACAATTCTTAGCCAGAAAGCAAACTGGGAAACCGGGGATCCGCAGAAACAAGTACGTTGTATATACGTAGCTATCGGGCAAAAGGGTTCGACAATTGCAGAAGTCCGGGCAACGCTAGAACGTAACGGTGCGCTCGAGTACACCACGATTGTGGCGTCACCAGCATCGGATCCCGCTGGTTTCAAATATCTAGCTCCATATACCGGTTCTGCCATTGGACAGCACTGGATGTATAACGGAAAACACGTACTGATTGTTTTCGATGATCTGTCGAAGCAAGCTGAAGCATATCGAGCAGTATCATTGTTGCTACGCCGTCCACCGGGGCGTGAAGCATACCCTGGTGACGTGTTCTATTTACACTCGCGTCTCCTTGAACGCTGTGCCAAGCTTTCCGACGAACTCGGTGGTGGTTCGATGACCGGTCTACCGATTATCGAAACTAAAGCAAATGACGTTTCGGCATATATCCCAACTAATGTCATTTCTATTACTGACGGACAGATCTTCTTACAGTCTGACCTTTTCAACGCGAATCAGCGTCCAGCAGTTGATGTTGGTATTTCAGTGTCACGTGTTGGTGGTGACGCGCAGATCAAAGCGATGAAGAAGGTCGCAGGCACTCTCAAGATCACCCTCGCTCAATATCGTGCCCAAGCTGCATTTGCCATGTTTGCTTCTGATCTTGATGCAACAACACGCCAACAGCTCACCCGTGGTGAGCGGCTGATGGCCTTGCTTAAGCAGCCACAATACACCCCGTATGCTGTTGAGGATCAGATTGCATCCGTATGGGCAGGTACTAACGGTTATCTTGACGATATTGACGTTACCGATGTTCCAAAGTTTGAGCAGGGACTTATCCGTCACTTGCATACCAATAGTGATGTCCTTGCGAAGATGATGGTGACTGGCAAACTGGAACCAGAAATAGAAGACGAACTGCGTGTTGCTGTCGAGGAATTCCGTGCTGGCTTTATTGCCAACAATCGAACAGTGGAACTGAACGACGTAGAGCAGGAAGCTGAACAGTCCCAAGAGCAGATCGTTCGTCCTAAGCGAGGCTGA
- the nucS gene encoding endonuclease NucS, producing the protein MRIVIARCSVDYSGRLDAHLEPAIRVLMLKQDGSVLVHSDGGSYKPLNWMSPPATFSVVDVADADRKAGVVETWSIEHNKTNDVLRINIYELIHDITQDLGVEPGLIKDGVEAHLQKLLAEQVNVLGQNLELVRREYPTPIGPVDLMLLDAAGGHIAVEVKRRGEIDGVEQLTRYLDLLSRDTMLQPIRGIFAAQEIKPQARVLAEDRGIECVILDYDAMRGVDHPEDRLF; encoded by the coding sequence ATGCGTATTGTCATCGCTCGTTGTAGTGTCGATTATTCTGGTCGGCTCGATGCACATCTAGAGCCGGCTATTCGAGTTTTGATGTTGAAACAAGATGGCTCAGTTCTCGTCCATTCCGATGGGGGCTCCTACAAGCCACTCAACTGGATGTCACCGCCAGCCACATTCAGTGTTGTCGACGTCGCTGACGCGGATCGCAAGGCTGGAGTGGTTGAAACATGGTCGATTGAGCATAACAAAACAAACGACGTGCTCCGTATTAATATCTACGAACTAATCCATGACATCACCCAGGATCTTGGCGTCGAGCCGGGACTTATTAAAGACGGTGTAGAGGCACATCTACAAAAGTTGTTGGCTGAGCAGGTAAATGTTTTAGGACAGAATCTAGAACTGGTCCGTCGCGAGTACCCTACACCTATCGGCCCGGTTGATTTGATGCTGCTGGACGCTGCTGGTGGACACATCGCCGTCGAAGTGAAGCGGCGAGGAGAAATCGATGGCGTCGAACAACTGACGCGCTATTTAGACCTGCTGAGCCGTGACACCATGTTGCAACCTATACGTGGGATTTTCGCAGCGCAAGAAATCAAACCGCAGGCACGTGTACTGGCAGAGGACCGCGGTATTGAATGCGTCATTTTAGATTATGATGCTATGCGCGGAGTAGACCATCCAGAGGACCGGCTATTCTGA
- the atpD gene encoding F0F1 ATP synthase subunit beta: MTAIDNMQGVTTGRIVQVVGAVVDVEFPPDSLPQLNNALITEVDLSGQGEGESKLKMTLEVAQHLGNSIVRTIAMKPTDGLVRGATVIDTGAPITVPVGDVTKGHVFNVTGEVLNLDEGETLEVNERWPIHRKAPQFDELEPETKMFETGIKVIDLLTPYVQGGKIGLFGGAGVGKTVLIQEMIQRVAQDHGGVSVFAGVGERTREGNDLIHEMADAGVLDKTALVFGQMDEPPGVRLRIALSGLTMAEYFRDVQNQDVLLFIDNIFRFTQAGSEVSTLLGRMPSAVGYQPTLADEMGALQERITSTRGHSITSLQAIYVPADDYTDPAPATTFAHLDATTELSRDIASRGLYPAVDPLTSTSRILDPQYVGKEHYEVATKVKSILQKNKELQDIISILGVDELSEEDKVTVARARRIEQYLSQNTYTAKKFTGVEGSTVPIAETVEAFRRITDGEYDHIPEQAFFNIGGIEDIERAWHKIQQDMR; the protein is encoded by the coding sequence ATGACTGCAATTGATAATATGCAGGGTGTAACCACAGGACGTATCGTCCAAGTCGTGGGTGCCGTTGTGGACGTGGAGTTTCCGCCAGATTCCCTGCCACAGCTGAACAATGCGCTCATCACCGAGGTTGACCTGTCAGGTCAAGGCGAAGGTGAAAGCAAGCTGAAGATGACTCTCGAAGTCGCTCAGCATCTAGGTAACAGCATCGTTCGTACCATCGCCATGAAACCAACTGATGGTTTGGTACGAGGTGCTACCGTCATCGACACGGGTGCACCAATTACCGTGCCAGTGGGTGACGTGACTAAAGGACACGTATTTAACGTGACCGGAGAAGTCCTCAATCTTGATGAGGGCGAAACGCTGGAAGTCAATGAGCGCTGGCCAATTCACCGGAAGGCACCGCAGTTCGATGAGCTAGAACCAGAAACTAAGATGTTCGAAACTGGTATCAAGGTTATCGATCTTCTCACTCCTTATGTTCAAGGAGGAAAGATCGGTCTGTTCGGTGGTGCAGGTGTTGGTAAGACCGTTCTGATCCAGGAAATGATTCAGCGCGTTGCCCAGGATCACGGCGGTGTGTCAGTGTTCGCAGGAGTCGGCGAGCGTACCCGTGAAGGTAACGACCTCATCCACGAGATGGCTGATGCTGGAGTGTTGGACAAGACCGCTCTTGTATTCGGACAGATGGATGAACCCCCAGGGGTGCGCTTGCGTATTGCGCTCTCTGGCTTGACGATGGCAGAGTATTTCCGCGATGTTCAAAACCAGGACGTGTTGTTGTTCATTGACAACATCTTCCGATTCACCCAAGCAGGTTCTGAAGTTTCGACGTTGTTGGGCCGTATGCCATCGGCAGTGGGCTACCAGCCAACATTGGCTGATGAAATGGGCGCGTTGCAGGAGCGTATTACTTCTACCCGTGGACATTCGATTACCTCGCTTCAGGCAATCTACGTGCCAGCGGACGATTATACCGATCCGGCCCCGGCAACGACCTTCGCACACTTGGATGCAACTACCGAGCTGTCGCGTGACATCGCGTCGCGTGGTTTGTATCCAGCAGTTGACCCGTTGACCTCGACGTCTCGTATTTTGGATCCACAATATGTTGGAAAAGAACACTACGAGGTGGCTACCAAGGTCAAGTCCATTCTGCAGAAGAACAAAGAACTCCAAGACATCATCTCGATTCTTGGTGTGGATGAGTTATCTGAAGAGGACAAGGTCACGGTGGCACGCGCTCGTCGTATTGAGCAGTACCTTTCGCAAAACACCTACACTGCTAAGAAGTTCACGGGTGTTGAGGGCTCAACTGTTCCAATCGCTGAAACGGTTGAAGCTTTCCGGAGAATTACCGACGGCGAATATGACCATATTCCAGAGCAGGCCTTCTTCAATATCGGTGGTATCGAAGATATCGAACGTGCCTGGCACAAGATCCAACAGGATATGCGCTGA
- a CDS encoding ATP/GTP-binding protein, translated as MRRSKKYNRPVRELNSYALMGYTRIEQGRDGRDFKVHHINAGEKEYVCPGCYGTIRVGEPHEVAWTEDHILGKDFGQQDRRHWHTGCWNARGRRR; from the coding sequence ATGCGGCGGTCCAAAAAATATAATCGGCCGGTACGTGAGCTCAATTCTTATGCGTTAATGGGCTACACCCGAATTGAGCAGGGACGTGATGGACGTGATTTTAAAGTCCATCATATCAATGCTGGTGAGAAGGAATATGTGTGTCCGGGTTGCTACGGAACAATCCGGGTAGGGGAGCCGCATGAGGTGGCCTGGACAGAAGACCATATTTTAGGAAAAGATTTTGGTCAGCAGGATCGGCGACATTGGCATACCGGCTGCTGGAACGCTCGTGGTCGACGTCGATAA
- a CDS encoding alpha/beta fold hydrolase, with amino-acid sequence MTMLSFRRTGDVSDCPLVLLHALPLDSSMWDQVREILAPIDVITVDAPGFGQSPAGEELADSEPSTTIYVQALKETLDRVGVSRIMLGGLSMGGSVAADFAATYPDMVAGLALMDTGIGADTPERQEFRRNMAQLAEEGKAFEILQGWKESMTGSEVTDQVQESLEARFKAAPGNALAWIQRALAARSDRSDVVELIDGPVFFIRGTDDPTASLEYFMQLSLRTKKPRIIEIEGAGHFTADEKPAELAQALTEFVSRVGQPS; translated from the coding sequence ATGACTATGTTGAGTTTCCGCCGTACCGGCGATGTTTCTGATTGCCCACTCGTCCTCTTGCATGCTTTGCCGCTGGATTCAAGTATGTGGGATCAAGTCCGTGAAATTTTAGCGCCAATTGATGTAATTACTGTCGATGCGCCAGGATTTGGCCAATCGCCAGCAGGTGAGGAATTGGCAGATTCAGAGCCATCAACAACTATCTATGTCCAGGCGCTCAAAGAGACACTAGACCGCGTGGGAGTTTCTCGGATCATGCTTGGCGGGCTGTCAATGGGAGGCTCAGTTGCAGCTGATTTCGCTGCTACTTATCCAGACATGGTTGCCGGATTAGCTCTCATGGATACTGGCATTGGTGCTGACACGCCGGAGCGTCAGGAATTTCGCCGTAACATGGCGCAGTTAGCAGAAGAAGGCAAAGCTTTTGAGATTTTGCAAGGCTGGAAAGAATCGATGACGGGGTCTGAGGTTACAGATCAAGTTCAAGAATCGTTAGAAGCTCGATTTAAGGCTGCGCCAGGGAACGCATTAGCTTGGATTCAGCGTGCGCTTGCGGCTCGTTCAGATCGTTCCGACGTCGTCGAGCTTATCGATGGTCCAGTATTTTTCATTCGTGGAACTGATGATCCAACGGCTTCGTTGGAATACTTCATGCAGCTATCGCTACGGACAAAGAAGCCTCGCATTATCGAAATTGAGGGTGCAGGGCATTTTACTGCTGATGAGAAACCAGCAGAGCTGGCCCAGGCGCTTACTGAGTTCGTTTCGCGCGTGGGCCAACCTAGCTAA
- a CDS encoding F0F1 ATP synthase subunit delta, whose amino-acid sequence MRSGSLAALDRARDRWEAVLRTVPNSEIEVAQAVFGVVDILNKNPNVVAAIEDTAREADDRARLVSDIFSGKVRDHVVELLMGLARDHWSEHGDLPLALDYLGVHTLLIGARNTNQLTDVEQELYVIMRTLRNQRGLRLTLSNLVYKPNKRSDLARQIFARYSSYTKELLARAVARLERGRTLAQALTIYLDLAAELDHHIVASVTSAIPLTREQEARLTAILTRTYNTAVAIHVTLDPSVIGGIRIHVGDDVIDGTLASRITALREQFTN is encoded by the coding sequence ATGCGTTCTGGAAGTTTAGCAGCTCTTGACCGCGCCCGTGACCGTTGGGAAGCCGTTCTACGCACTGTCCCAAACTCGGAAATCGAGGTAGCACAAGCAGTATTTGGGGTTGTTGATATTCTCAATAAAAACCCTAATGTTGTTGCTGCTATTGAAGATACGGCACGTGAAGCTGACGATCGAGCACGCTTAGTAAGCGATATCTTCAGCGGTAAAGTGCGTGACCACGTCGTCGAGCTTCTTATGGGTCTCGCACGCGATCACTGGTCAGAGCACGGCGATCTTCCGCTGGCACTTGATTATCTGGGTGTCCATACGCTGCTCATAGGGGCGCGCAACACCAATCAACTCACTGACGTGGAACAAGAGCTGTATGTCATTATGCGGACCTTGCGCAACCAACGCGGTCTGCGTTTAACTCTCAGTAACTTGGTTTACAAACCTAATAAACGAAGTGATTTGGCTCGGCAAATATTTGCGCGTTACAGCTCATACACCAAGGAATTGCTAGCTAGAGCAGTAGCTCGCTTAGAGCGAGGGCGAACCCTAGCCCAAGCGTTAACCATATATCTCGATCTGGCAGCTGAACTTGACCACCATATCGTTGCCTCGGTTACCAGTGCGATTCCGTTGACTCGCGAACAAGAAGCACGCTTAACTGCGATTCTTACCCGTACTTACAACACAGCTGTTGCTATCCATGTGACTCTAGACCCTTCCGTTATTGGAGGAATTAGAATTCATGTTGGTGATGATGTGATCGATGGAACTCTTGCGAGCCGAATTACGGCGTTGCGGGAGCAATTTACTAACTGA